The window GATAATTTGCGCCCCGTTCCTCACTGCCTCATAGTAGCCGCTCACGTCAGGCATATTCGTAACAAAACTGTCAAATCCGAAATACTCGGTAATTGCGTGCAAAGAAGCCGAGAAATTTCCTATGATCCCGTTTCCCGAGGTCACAGGTACAATGCCTATCTTTTCCCCGCATGAGGTTGTACCGTAAAAGTCTTTGCAGACTCCTTTTATGTCAAGCCCTGTAACTCTCCGGACAGCAGAATCAGCTTCCTGGAGCTGTCTGTTAATATTTTTCAGGTCTTCTGGGGTTAAAAGTGCCATTTTTATTATCTCCCTTTTCTGTTTTTAAACAAATTCTTACTTTGTGCAAATTCTTCTCATTTTACATAGCTGCTCGGAAACGGTCTCTCAGGACCGAAAGCCCTTTGTCCTTTTTTATTTCGGCTTCTTCCCTATCTTTGCCCCAGAAGACCAGGGTGAATACAGGGTTATCTCCTTTGCACAGGAAAATCTCAATGCCAGGCTCTTCATAATATTTTCCGTAATCATTCCCCAGGGAAAGTACCTGTTCTCCCACAGGGACGAGGGATCCATTTTCTGCAAGCATGAGGTGTTCGTAAATGCAATATCTGTCTTCAGGAAGGGTTTTGATCTCTTCGACGCCCTCTGTGAAGGCGCGGAACAGGAGTTCTATGAGGTTAATCCCTGAAGAATAATAGACAACAGTTGGAGTCTGGCTCGGGAAGCGGGCATCGATTTCAATTACTTTCAACCCCCGGGAGCTGGAGATTGCTTCCACATCCATAATTCCTTTTAAGGACAGGTTTGCTGCAAGGGAATAGGATATCTCCCTGAAGGAAGGATCAGGAGGAAGAGGAGTTACCATATGGCAGTCGTAGGTTTCTTCAATATGGATCAGGGTTTCCTTTACCACAGCAAAATGGGTTCCGTCTCCTATAACTTCAAGGGAAACCACTTCTCCTTCCACATACTCTTCGATCAGCATGCCCGGCTCAAGCTCTCCAAGCTCCTCTTCATCATAAATTATCCTGGCTCCCACACTGCTGCTTTCACAGGGGGGTTTTACAAAATAAGGCGGTTCAGATGGTTTCTCCTGGGGGGTCGGGACTCCTATGGACGCAAAGTATTCTTTTGACTTTTTCTTATCCCTGCTGATCCAGTAAGCCTCAAAATCAAAAAGTACCGGGCAGGAGAATTTCTCTTTTATGGAACTCAGGAACTCTATACATTCAAGGTTTTCATTTACCGGCAATACGGCGTCAACACTTTTTGAGATCTCTAGAAGTTTTTCCGGTTCATTTATTACGTTAAAACAGTGGAACTCATCAGCGTAATTCTTTATAAGGGCCTGCGGGTTTTTGTCTATCACAACTACTTTCATTCCGGCTTTCTTAGAGAGGTACGCAGCTTCGAAGCCCTGAAGCTTTCCCCCTACAAGACAGATCGTTTTCATTCTATAACCCCAGGACTTTCTCGAAATCAGCCTGTGGCGCAGGTTCCATCCCCATACTTTCAAGCCTTTTGATTACGCTTTTTATATCCCTGTCCCGTTCTTCAAGGCCGCGGTCATAGTTGGCAACACCTTCTAACCTTGAATCCGGGGGAAGGATGGAGGTAACAATGTTTGCACCCGCATTTAAGCGGTAAACCATGCCGTCGATACCTTCCAGGTCGAGGGAGGCCGGGACCAGGCATTTCGGGAACATGAGCCTGAGAATTGCAATTATCTTTAGTTCCGAAAGGTTTGAATTCTCTTTGAAGTCTTCAAGCGGAGTCCCTTCCTGAGGCAGAAATGTCATAACTCTTACCATATCAGGACCGTTTGCTTTCATTCCTCTCAAGGACTTAATTGTCGACTCAACATCGTTCCCGACTCCCGTGAGAATCCCATCTTCTACACAGTACCCCTGTTCCTTTGCAAAGCGGCGGGCGTTAAACCGTCCTTCGAAGGACTGCCCTACCCGAAGTTTTTTGAACAGTTCATGGTCATAGGTTTCCTGGTAAAGGGCGAAGAAATTTGCCCCTTTTTCCCTGGCTTTGAGAAGAGTGGTGTTATCCATCACGCCCGGAGAAATCATAATGGGAAGCCCAAGTTCATCCTTTACTATCTGGACGAGCTCAACAAAGCGGTCCGGTTCATCATAGTAATACGGGTCTTCTCCCATTGTCAGGTCAATCATGTGAAAGCCTGCCCCTTTTAGGGCTTTGCACATATCTTTGATTTCTTCTCTGGTCAGGCGGTAGCGGTTGATTTCGTTTTTACAGTTATAGTAACAAAAAGAGCACTGGTTCTTACAGTAAGTGGAGAAATAGATAAAGCAGTTAAGAAACACCCTGTTGCCGAAATAATAGTTTCTGACCTTTCGGGCTACATAGTACAGCTTTTCCAGCTCTTCTTCGGATTCAAGGGAGAGAAGAGCTCTCAGATCATCGTCAGACAGTTGAAAGCCTTCAATGATTTTCTCTCCGAACCTGTCAAGTTCCTCGGTTGCCATTTTTTGGATCAAAATTTCACCCTCTCATGGTTGCAACTTTTTCCATCCTTACAGCTTTTTTACAGCTTTTCTTTCGTGCTGTTTTCATGTTTTTTCCAGTACAGACCCACAGGACCAGTTTGCCATTTTCAAGTCCTACGTTTGCCATTTTAAGTCCGTAACCGGTCTTTTGCCATTTTTCGTTTTTATTGCTGTCTGTTATCGTTTATTGACATTCTGCCGTTTATTGACATTCTGCCGTTTATTGATATTCTGTCATTTATTGACATTCTGCCGTTTATTGATATTCTGTCATTTATTGACATTCTGCCGTTTATTGACATTCTGCCGTTTATTGACATTCTGCCGTTTATTGTCACTCTGATATCTCTGTCCGGTACACTCCGGCAATTTGCTGTCACTCTTAAGGGAATTGCCAGCTCACAGGTTGGTGGAAATCCCGTTGTAGTATGATTCGGACCTTGAAGCCCTCTTAATGTTCTTGAAATCGTGCATAACCTTCAGCAGGCGTTCGAGCCCGAAACCTGCCCCTATCCAGGGCTTGTTAACTCCCCAGTCCCGGTCCATGGGTACGGGCCCGACAACTGCTGAGGAAAGTTCCAGGTCACCGTGCATGACATCAAGGGTAGCCCCATAGACCATACAGGAATCCCCTACAATCTCGAAGTCGATCCCCAGGTAGTCCAGGAAATCTTTAATTATGGCTTCAAGGTTTTCGCGGGTACAGCCTGACCCCATCTGGCAAAAGTTCAGCATGGTAAACTCTTCCAGGTGTTCTTTGCCGTCAGACTCTTTCCTGTAACAGGGGCCGATCTCGAAGATTTTTATCGGGTCAGGCAGGGCTCTGTCAAGCTTGCGCAGGTAATTGTAGAGATTCGGAGCAAGCATGGGCCTTAAGCAGAAGTTATTATCAACCCTGAAGATCTGCTTTGAGAGTTCCTTATCGTTGTCAATGCCCATCCTTTCAATATACTCCATAGGGATCAGAATCGGGGATTTGATCTCCAGAAAACCCCTGTCAACAAAGAATTTCGTGATATCGCGTTCGAGTTTTCCCAGGTAATGTTCCCTTTCTTCGGCATAGATCTGCTTCAGGTCCTTTCTTCTTCTGGACAGCAGTTCGGACTCAAGTTTCCTGAAAGGTGTTCCGGAATCCAGGGAAATCTCATCCTTCGGGCTTAACAACCCCTCAAGCCTGTCAACCTGGCTCTTTGTAAGCGCAGGAGCGCTCGCCTGAACCGGAGCTTTCACCTGAACCGGAGCTTTCACCTGAACCGGAGCAGCCGGATGAGTATTTGAGCTTGCCATTCCCTGTGCTGATGTAGATGCAGGCATTGCCGAAGCGGAGATTGTTGTTGGCGTAGAAACCGGCGTTGGTACGGAAGCCGGTGCTGGTGCGGAAGCCGGTGCTGGTGCAGAAGTCGGTGTTGGTGCAGAAACTGGTGCTGGTGCGGAAGCCGGTGTTGGTGCAGAAGTCGGTGTTGGTGCAGAAACTGGTGCTGGTGCAGAAGTCGGTGCTGGTACGGAAGCCGGTGCTGGTGCAGAAACTGGTGCCGTGGGTACAGGTTGAGACTCAGAAAGCATAGCCTGTTCCGGTGCCATGGTTTCAAGCGGCTTTGGGGCTATTGAAACTGATTTTGGCATTACTTTTCTTACTTTAGGAGCAGAAACGACCATAACTTTTACTCGGTTTTTGTCTGCGCTTGTTTTTGTGAGGAACCTGTTTATGTCCTCGTCCGAAACCCTGCAGTGTTTGCAGGTCTTCCTGTATTTATGGTGTCTCAGGGCCCGTGCTGTCCTGCAGCTCCGGGAATTGTTCACAACAATCTGGTCTCCACATTCCATTTCGATGTAGATTTTCCTTTTTGAGACCTCATGATGCCTGATTTTGTGAAGTATTCCCGTCCTGGAAATCCAGAGTTCTGTAGTAGATATCAGAGTGTTTAGTGGTTTTTTATCCATAGTGTTACCCCTCGGTGAACTAAAATTCGGATAATTTCCAAGAACAGTATTCAGAACCCCGGCTTACAGAACATAAGCGTGGAGCCAGCAATTGCTGACAGCTACCCGGAAAAGAAATCGCTAATCCCAAGCAATAGAATAGTTTATAGACTCTGGAAAGCGTTTCCTGATTCTATAAATAATTTCGGTGGAATGTTATGCAAGTGCCATTCCGGGATTCAGAAACGTGGCGGAAACCCCGGGAATCTAACCCGGCTGAACGGATTTAGAGTCCATTCGATCTACATGATCAGATTTCCTCCTCGACAAAATAGAATTATATTTTATATGTTGTTTTTTTCTCTATAGCAATCTTAATTGATAATATAAAATAATATTATTTAATATATATGTTTATTGGTGAATACCTAATCAGATCCGAGTTCTTATTTATATTTTTCGGAATACAGCTTCCAGCAAGTAGATTTTGATAAACGACTGAGAATAAAAGAAGTTTTATACAAAAATCCGGATGAAAAAGGTGGATAAAAAACTCCGAATAAAAAGGAAAATGGACAAAGGAATAAATCCAGTTTTCCTGTTCAGGACTGTTCGTATATCCCGAGTGTGCTCAGAGCCAGAGCAGTTGCGTTTATGTCGTCTTCTTTGTTTCCCCAGGCTCCGCTTTCACGGGCTTTTCCAAGGAGCCAGTTTATAGAATCTCCCACTTCTTTTTTGAATCCTGCAAGGAGAAGAGCCTGGATTGCCAGGTTGCTTGTGGAAATATGCTCCCAGCCTCCGTCCTGTCCTTTTTTTGAAAGGACCCACTCGGCCCTTTCCCGGATAAAAACCTCAAAATCCCTGTTTCCTGTCAGTTTTTCCTGTTTTTTGAGGGCTGTGATTATAAGGGAAGTAGTGCCAACCTGTTCCCAGGCAGGACCGTAGTTTTCATATAACCAGTCACATCCTTCCCTGTCAGAAATTTCCATATCAGCAAGAGCCCCAAGACTATAGGCAGTATCATAGACGTCTTCGTTCCATGCGCCTCCCTTTTTCATGGAGATAAGCCATTTTTCCGGTGCTCTGAATATAATTCCTTCAGTCGAAAGGGCTGAACAGGCTCTTGCCGTATCTCTTATTGAGGAGTTCCTTATTGAGGAGTTCCAGCAGTCGCCTTCTTTTTTAAGGATTAGACGGGTAATATAGGGGTCCGGGAGTCCCCAGAAAGCATGAGCCGATACTGTGTTTGCAAGTTCCTTTACGGACTGAATTTGCTGGGCTGAAAGCCATTCGAAGCCTTTTTTCACGATCTCGAATTCCAGGTTGCTTAACATTTAACGGTGTTTTTCAGGCTTCATGTATTAATACCTGACCGAATGAGGTTTTACCCTGTCCTTGATTTTCCTGTTTTTGGCCTGTTTTTTCGGAAGAAAATGGTGATGGCAAATTATATGTAGTATGTTTTGCATAATGATGCATAATGGTGCGCCCAAGGAAACGAAAAATGGTTAATTTTGAACATCAGCTAAGGAACTTCAAGCCCGAAAATTTAGAAGAGGGTTCCTTTGCGGAAATAGTCCTGGCATTTGATGAACTTGAAGCCATGAGGCTCAGTTTCCTGGAAAATTTATCCCAGATTGATGCCGCCTCCTGCATGGATGTCCACCAATCTACTTTTCAGAGGATGCTTAAAAGAGCACTTGAGAAAGTGACTGAAGCATTTGTTTATGGAAAATCAGTTAAAATTGAAGGAGGAGATTACAGGATGGCAGGAGGAGATGGTAGCGGCCCGATTGGCAAAGGTCCTGGAGTGGGCAGAAGTCGGGGAGGTAGAGGGCAATGCAGGAGTAGAGGAGGAACTGGCGGTCCGGAAGGGGAATGCATATGCCCTGAATGCGGATACGAGGCGCTCCACATGCCAGGAGTGCCCTGTATTGAGATGAAATGTGAAAAGTGCGGGACTTCCATGGTCAGGAAGTGACTGCTAACCCGGATAATTTTCGAGAACAGTATTCAGAACCCCGGCTTACAGAACATAAGTGTGGAGCCAGCAATTACTGACAAATACCGGAAAAGAGCTGGATAATCCCAGATAATATGGGTTCGGAAGCCCCCATGAAGCGTGAATCGCTACTATACTTGCAAGTTCCTTTATAGATTCAGTTTGCTGGACAGAGATCCATTCAAAGCCATTTTTATGATATCGAATTTCAGCTTGCTTGAAATTTCGCCGTGCTTTTCGGACTCCATCTATAAAAACTTGACTCACACGTCTCTTCTCTTTTTCTAAGAATGTTATTTTAGGGCAAGAGCCTGTATGAATGCAAAACTATATATGTTTTGCATAATAATGCATAATCATGCGTCCTGGAAAAAGAAGGATGGTGGATTTCGAACATTCGGCAAGGCAGTTCAGGCCTTTAAGTCCCGAAGGTGAAATGGCCTTTAAGTCCCGAAGGTGAAATTTCCGAAGAGTTCCTGCTGACAATCGAAAAATTCGAGGTCATGAGGCTCAGTTTTCTGGAAAACCTTTCCTGGGGCGAGGCTGCGATCCGTATGGAGGTCCACCAGTCCACCTTTCAGAGGGCTCTGGAAAAATAACTTGAAAAAGTAACTAAAGCGCTTGTCTATGGATAAGCAATAAGAATTGAAGGAGGAGATTACAGGATGCCAAGAGGAGACGGAACAGGTCCTTCAGGCCAGGGCCCGGTTGGTGGCGGAAGAAGCCGCGGACAGGGTAGTGGCCAGGGCGGAAGGTCCGACGGACCTGATGGAAACTGTGTATGTCCTGCCTGCGGGCATGAAACTCCCCATACTCCGGGAGTCTCCTGCAGCCAGGTGAAGTGCGAGAAATGCGGAAGCCCTATGGTCAGGAAGTGAATTAAAGGGCGCTCGAAAAAAAGAGTGGGAGGAAGGCACAACCAGTGCTCCTTTGCTACTCCATTTCAATTTGTCTTATCAGGGTCGTTTAAAGATTTTTACCTGACCCTCCTGACTGACTAAATAAATTCATGTTAAATTAAAAATGTTAAATTAAATGAGACAATGAAGGGAGTTAGAAACAATGCCATATGGAGACAGAACAGGTCCGATGGGCCAGGGATCAAAGACAGGATGGGGTATGGGTTACTGCTCGAGCAGTGACAGCCCGGGTTATATAATCGGAGGTCCTGCGGGTGCAGGCCGGGGCGCTGGCGGTGGAGCCGGGCGCGGTATGGGCCGAGGTGCAGGCCGCGGAGCCTGTAGGGGTTTCAGGTGCAAGAGAACCCCCGGTTTCGGAAGAGGTGGAAGATTTGCTGCCCGGGATACATACCCTGGATACTATTACCCCGCACCTTCTCAGTCACAGACCGGGTTTGAAGCCGATTCCCTTGAAAACCGGATAAAGCTCCTGAAGCAGGAACTTGAAACCCTTGATGGGAAACTTAAATCTCTCAGGCTGCAGGAAAGCAGTGTAGAAAAATGAGAATGTAATATAAAGGAGTTGAAAGTAAATGCCAAATGGAAATAGGACAGGGCCAACGGGCTACGGGTCAAAGACAGGAAGGAACCTGGGTTATTGTACGGGTAATGATTCCCCTGGCTACACAAAAGGAGTTCCCTCAGGGGCAGGAAGGAGATTTGGAGCACAGAAATCTGGAGGACGCAAATCCGGATCTGGAAGTGGCCGTGGGATGGGGTGTGCCGGTAAGGGTCGGGGTTACAGGTTCAGTAGTGCTCCCGAGGTCGTGAATTCCGGGGAGTCTGCTGTTCTGGATACATCTCCTGGATACTATTACGCCGCCCCTTCTCAGTCACAGGTCGTGTCTGAAGCCGATTTCCTTGAAAACCGGATAAATCTCCTTAAACAGGAACTTAAAACCCTTTCCTGGAAATTTAAGGCCCTTCTACCAGGGAAGCAGTGAAGAAGAATGATTATAAGGACAGAATCTGGTGGATTTTTCACTTTTTTCTTCTCTTATTTTTCAAAAAGGAAGAGTTAAAAAATGAATTCAAGAATCGTTTACGGACCACTTCTTTCAAGAAGGCTTGGAAGATCTCTGGGAGTAGATGTAATAAAGAATGCAGGATCTAAAAAGAACTGCAACTACGACTGTATCTACTGCCAGCTCGGGCACGTTGAGTCAAAACTCAAAAGTCCTGAAGATGTGAAGGAAGCAGTGACTCCGGAAGAAGTCTCTGAGAGCTTTCAGAAGTTCAATAAAGATATCGAGAACCTGGACTATACCACATTTTCCGGAACGTGTGAACCTTCTCTAAACCTTTCTCTGGGGGAAATGGTCCAGGGTATCAAGAAAATAAGTAGAGTTCCTGTTTGTGTAATAACGAATTCTTCTCTTGTGGGAAGAGAAGATGTCCGGAAGAACCTGGCTCAGGCGGATCTGGTTGTAGCAACCCTGGTTTCCGGAAATGAAAATACCTGGAGAAGGATACACAGACCCGCTCCTGGCATAGCCCTGCAGGAAATAATCGAGGGTCTTAGGGAACTTGCAAAAGCCGGTGCCGGAAAAAAGCTTGCACTTGAGGTCATGTTTCTTGAAAGTGAAACAGGTAAGCCTTTGAATAGTACTGATGAAGAGGTCGAAAAACTGGTACAAACAATCAGGTATATATGCCCTGATGAGATCGAGGTTCTGACAGTTAGCCGTCCTCCTGCAGAAAAATGGGTGAAGCCAGTCTCTGAGGAGAGGTTGAGGGAAATTGCGAAGCGTTTCGTTTCGGAGTTTGGAGACGAAAAAGTAAGGCTGGTTTTAAAGGGGAAAAACAAGAGGGGAAAGGTTTTACACCGAGACCCGGAGGAGGAGGTTTATGCACTTCTTCTTAGAAGGCCCTGTACCTTCGAACAGACATGGCAGGGTCTGAGCATGGGTCCTGGACGCCTTTCTCCTGTCCTCGAAAAATTGCTTGGTGAAGGCAAAATAGAGAAAATAGACACGGAAACCGGAGAGTATTACAGAGCAAAATAAGTTACTGAATATAATAAGTTGCAGAATACAATAAGTTGCGAGCAAAGCGAAATCTGGAAGTGTGGATAAAAGGAAAATGAGATTGGCTGCGGGAAAATAGATCGCAGCCATCGGAATCGGAACCGTTGTCAAAGTTATCTGAGGATGAGGAAGATCTCAGACTATTTTCTGTTAGCCTTTTTTATGTTAGCCTTTTACATCTTTCAGATTTTCTTATGTTTTTCTTATGTTTTTCTTAAGTTTTTCTTCTGCTTTTTTGCTCAGATTTTTTGCTCTCAGATACTTTCTCCTTCATCTCTGGGAGGAAACCTCTTTGCCAGTTCAGCATCAGATGCCGACAGAGCCTCTTTGTTTTCCCCGGCATTTTTTGGTCGTCCACTAATACTTGATTGATGTTTCCATGGCATAGTCTTAAACATGGCTTTTGATTGCCTTTATATACTCACACAACAGACCGGCCACAGCAGTGCTAAAAACGTGGAAAATAAATAGCTGTAAACTGTATTTCGATTGTTTTTGATTAATATCAATCAACAAATGATGGGCAACCATTATTTTTATCCCAGTTATTTTTGCGCCAGCTATTTTTGTCCCAGTTATTTTTGTCCCAGTTATTTTTGTCCCAGTTATTTTTGTCCCAGTTATTTTTGTCCCAGTTATTTTTGTTTCAGTTATTTTTGTCCCAGTTACTTTTATTCACACATCTTTCTCGCATACCTTTTTATTTTCCAGACCGAATTACTTTTCAGGAAAATCAGCGCCAAAGAAATGCATAAAGTTTTGTTATTAAGAGGTCTCATTCTTAAGAAGTCTCATTCTTAAAAATTTAGATTTCAGATTAAGAGAAAAAAGTGAGAGTGGAAACTTGAACAGACAAAAAATCAATTATTTAATAGACCTAGCCCTGACAACCTTGTTTTTTGGAGTCGCAAGCACGGGTTTTTTCATGTATTTTTTTATCCCTTCGGGAGTTCAAAGGGGCAGATACCTGGTGTACATGGGGCTAACGAAAGCTACCTGGATCTGGATACATAGTAGAGTTGGAATCCTGATGTCAATTCTTGTGATCATTCACCTTATCCTCCATTGGAAGTGGATTATATACACTACAAAGAGTTTCTTCAGGAAAGAAAAATGTGAGTTGTAAAAGATTTTCAAATCACAGTACTTTCATGCTAATATAAAGTAAAAAATAGGAAATCGTCCTGAAAAAAGTTATGAAAAAAATCCTGGAAAGCGGAAATATTATCCAGCTACCAGAGAAATATTTTTCAGAGTCCGAGCGCAATGAGCCCGGAATGGAGAAGATCCTGCGGATTGAGGCCTGTAACCTGTAGCATTACATATGCCCCAAGGAAAGTACCTATCATACTTCCGATATTGGCAAAGCTGGCTACAAGAAGAACACGCATAAACCTGTTTTTGAACATTTCTTTGAAAGTTTCTATCCCTGCAAGGGCTTTAATGTCGTCAGTGGTAGGATTTCGCTGTTTTGCTTCTACCAGGCCTGCAAACCAGCCTGCAGCCATCATAGGATTCAGAGAAGTTAACCAGGCAACTGAAAAGGCAGTAAGGGCAGAGTAAGGATGTCCACCCGCCAGCAGGGCGCCGGCTGCGCTCAGGACTCCGTTAATGAGGAACCACCACCCAAAAGCTATCAAAAGGAGTTTAATGGGAGTGCCCGATGCAAGGAGCAATACAAAAACCAGAAGCGCAAGCCCAACTATTCCAAAACCGATAATTTTAGCGATTCCAATGCGTTTCTTCGGAATCTCCGTAAGAGTGCTAAGTGCTGGAATGCTCTTTGGGTTTTTCAGGTAGTTAGTTATTCCTGGTTTATGTCCTGCTCCAACCACTGCAACAATGGTTTTATTTCCACCTGCAGCCACCTTGAGGATGCTCCCTGCAAGGTATGCGTCCCGCTCATCTATGAGAGTTTCAGCCGCAGTTGGGGCAAATTCTCTGAGCTCACTGACAAGAGCTGTGACAACATCCTCTTGAGTCATCTGATCGATATCGATATCGACCCCTTTCCCTATTCCTACCAGGCCGCCTATGAGAGAGCCAAGCATTTTTATTTTCTCCAGGAATTTCATGCGGCCCCAGAAACGCTGGAGAGTCACCTGAATATCCCTATCAATTAAAGCTACTCTAGCTCCTGATGCTTCTGCTTCCGCAATTGCGGCAAGCATCTCAGAACCGG is drawn from Methanosarcina lacustris Z-7289 and contains these coding sequences:
- a CDS encoding prenyltransferase/squalene oxidase repeat-containing protein yields the protein MLSNLEFEIVKKGFEWLSAQQIQSVKELANTVSAHAFWGLPDPYITRLILKKEGDCWNSSIRNSSIRDTARACSALSTEGIIFRAPEKWLISMKKGGAWNEDVYDTAYSLGALADMEISDREGCDWLYENYGPAWEQVGTTSLIITALKKQEKLTGNRDFEVFIRERAEWVLSKKGQDGGWEHISTSNLAIQALLLAGFKKEVGDSINWLLGKARESGAWGNKEDDINATALALSTLGIYEQS
- a CDS encoding DUF4405 domain-containing protein, with translation MYFFIPSGVQRGRYLVYMGLTKATWIWIHSRVGILMSILVIIHLILHWKWIIYTTKSFFRKEKCEL
- a CDS encoding DUF134 domain-containing protein, whose translation is MVNFEHQLRNFKPENLEEGSFAEIVLAFDELEAMRLSFLENLSQIDAASCMDVHQSTFQRMLKRALEKVTEAFVYGKSVKIEGGDYRMAGGDGSGPIGKGPGVGRSRGGRGQCRSRGGTGGPEGECICPECGYEALHMPGVPCIEMKCEKCGTSMVRK
- the pylS gene encoding pyrrolysine--tRNA(Pyl) ligase codes for the protein MDKKPLNTLISTTELWISRTGILHKIRHHEVSKRKIYIEMECGDQIVVNNSRSCRTARALRHHKYRKTCKHCRVSDEDINRFLTKTSADKNRVKVMVVSAPKVRKVMPKSVSIAPKPLETMAPEQAMLSESQPVPTAPVSAPAPASVPAPTSAPAPVSAPTPTSAPTPASAPAPVSAPTPTSAPAPASAPAPASVPTPVSTPTTISASAMPASTSAQGMASSNTHPAAPVQVKAPVQVKAPVQASAPALTKSQVDRLEGLLSPKDEISLDSGTPFRKLESELLSRRRKDLKQIYAEEREHYLGKLERDITKFFVDRGFLEIKSPILIPMEYIERMGIDNDKELSKQIFRVDNNFCLRPMLAPNLYNYLRKLDRALPDPIKIFEIGPCYRKESDGKEHLEEFTMLNFCQMGSGCTRENLEAIIKDFLDYLGIDFEIVGDSCMVYGATLDVMHGDLELSSAVVGPVPMDRDWGVNKPWIGAGFGLERLLKVMHDFKNIKRASRSESYYNGISTNL
- a CDS encoding DUF5320 domain-containing protein → MPRGDGTGPSGQGPVGGGRSRGQGSGQGGRSDGPDGNCVCPACGHETPHTPGVSCSQVKCEKCGSPMVRK
- the pylC gene encoding 3-methylornithine--L-lysine ligase PylC, with amino-acid sequence MKTICLVGGKLQGFEAAYLSKKAGMKVVVIDKNPQALIKNYADEFHCFNVINEPEKLLEISKSVDAVLPVNENLECIEFLSSIKEKFSCPVLFDFEAYWISRDKKKSKEYFASIGVPTPQEKPSEPPYFVKPPCESSSVGARIIYDEEELGELEPGMLIEEYVEGEVVSLEVIGDGTHFAVVKETLIHIEETYDCHMVTPLPPDPSFREISYSLAANLSLKGIMDVEAISSSRGLKVIEIDARFPSQTPTVVYYSSGINLIELLFRAFTEGVEEIKTLPEDRYCIYEHLMLAENGSLVPVGEQVLSLGNDYGKYYEEPGIEIFLCKGDNPVFTLVFWGKDREEAEIKKDKGLSVLRDRFRAAM
- a CDS encoding radical SAM protein; the protein is MNSRIVYGPLLSRRLGRSLGVDVIKNAGSKKNCNYDCIYCQLGHVESKLKSPEDVKEAVTPEEVSESFQKFNKDIENLDYTTFSGTCEPSLNLSLGEMVQGIKKISRVPVCVITNSSLVGREDVRKNLAQADLVVATLVSGNENTWRRIHRPAPGIALQEIIEGLRELAKAGAGKKLALEVMFLESETGKPLNSTDEEVEKLVQTIRYICPDEIEVLTVSRPPAEKWVKPVSEERLREIAKRFVSEFGDEKVRLVLKGKNKRGKVLHRDPEEEVYALLLRRPCTFEQTWQGLSMGPGRLSPVLEKLLGEGKIEKIDTETGEYYRAK
- a CDS encoding DUF5320 domain-containing protein, whose protein sequence is MPNGNRTGPTGYGSKTGRNLGYCTGNDSPGYTKGVPSGAGRRFGAQKSGGRKSGSGSGRGMGCAGKGRGYRFSSAPEVVNSGESAVLDTSPGYYYAAPSQSQVVSEADFLENRINLLKQELKTLSWKFKALLPGKQ
- a CDS encoding TraB/GumN family protein yields the protein MDRSKITDSQNKDPEYNFHSSSQESIYSMDKLITESAEDNVSIGKSKLSDSSINKPEETRASLLPSVAEAGEVEVKLDISSEIIAEPLPDSASEISVPSSFQPSFPDGNNPAAEFQSSKVVLIGTAHVSEKSVDEVRDTIRRLKPDIVAIELCRARYDSMKGNVQETHQLPIKEILTEGKVYFYLVNWLLAYVQKKIGEDMGVKPGSEMLAAIAEAEASGARVALIDRDIQVTLQRFWGRMKFLEKIKMLGSLIGGLVGIGKGVDIDIDQMTQEDVVTALVSELREFAPTAAETLIDERDAYLAGSILKVAAGGNKTIVAVVGAGHKPGITNYLKNPKSIPALSTLTEIPKKRIGIAKIIGFGIVGLALLVFVLLLASGTPIKLLLIAFGWWFLINGVLSAAGALLAGGHPYSALTAFSVAWLTSLNPMMAAGWFAGLVEAKQRNPTTDDIKALAGIETFKEMFKNRFMRVLLVASFANIGSMIGTFLGAYVMLQVTGLNPQDLLHSGLIALGL
- the pylB gene encoding methylornithine synthase PylB; the encoded protein is MIQKMATEELDRFGEKIIEGFQLSDDDLRALLSLESEEELEKLYYVARKVRNYYFGNRVFLNCFIYFSTYCKNQCSFCYYNCKNEINRYRLTREEIKDMCKALKGAGFHMIDLTMGEDPYYYDEPDRFVELVQIVKDELGLPIMISPGVMDNTTLLKAREKGANFFALYQETYDHELFKKLRVGQSFEGRFNARRFAKEQGYCVEDGILTGVGNDVESTIKSLRGMKANGPDMVRVMTFLPQEGTPLEDFKENSNLSELKIIAILRLMFPKCLVPASLDLEGIDGMVYRLNAGANIVTSILPPDSRLEGVANYDRGLEERDRDIKSVIKRLESMGMEPAPQADFEKVLGL
- a CDS encoding DUF5320 domain-containing protein, with product MPYGDRTGPMGQGSKTGWGMGYCSSSDSPGYIIGGPAGAGRGAGGGAGRGMGRGAGRGACRGFRCKRTPGFGRGGRFAARDTYPGYYYPAPSQSQTGFEADSLENRIKLLKQELETLDGKLKSLRLQESSVEK